The following are encoded in a window of Impatiens glandulifera chromosome 5, dImpGla2.1, whole genome shotgun sequence genomic DNA:
- the LOC124937751 gene encoding zinc finger MYM-type protein 5-like, with the protein MHPIRKQLSGAEKRKKKQKEDALIQSQVGSLNKYFTSDQIVEQVNQNDIDDKLNDREHGELNELRNEDPKQSENENDISMSKSDTDGDINQKILFPLNVDDPGNWDKMQNIRDFLVERGPKRYDDILFPLDNTGRHFNPSHYKRQLTNGEKSDRRWLVYSIFTDKIFCFCCKLFKTQRTMAKLGYLADEGYKDWKNINRCLNLHETSKDHIDCMTSWIELERRLQKKKTIDESVQVAINKEREHWKQVFMDGSDVKTWIRFISRTKVVKTFITQISKLSD; encoded by the coding sequence ATGCATCCTATAAGAAAACAATTGTCTGGggcagaaaaaagaaagaaaaaacaaaaggaaGATGCTTTAATTCAAAGCCAAGTAGGAAGCCTTAATAAGTATTTCACAAGCGATCAAATAGTAGAGCAAGTGAACCAGAATGACATCGATGATAAGTTGAATGATCGGGAACATGGTGAATTGAATGAACTTCGCAATGAAGACCCAAAACAGTCTGAAAATGAGAACGATATAAGTATGTCTAAAAGTGACACTGATGGAGATATAAACCAAAAGATTTTGTTTCCTTTAAATGTTGATGATCCGGGAAATTGGGACAAAATGCAAAACATTAGGGACTTTTTGGTTGAAAGAGGTCCTAAAAGAtatgatgatattttgtttcCTCTTGATAACACTGGAAGACATTTCAATCCATCACATTATAAGAGACAATTGACAAATGGTGAGAAAAGTGACAGAAGATGGTTAGTCTATTCTATTTTTACGGACAAGATCTTCTGTTTTTGTTGCAAGTTATTCAAAACTCAAAGAACCATGGCGAAACTTGGTTATCTGGCTGACGAAGGATACAAAGATTGGAAGAATATCAATCGATGCCTCAATCTTCATGAAACTAGTAAAGATCATATTGATTGTATGACTAGTTGGATTGAATTAGAAAGAAGActtcaaaagaaaaagacaatTGATGAAAGTGTGCAAGTAGCAATTAACAAAGAGAGAGAACATTGGAAACAAGTATTTATGGATGGATCAGATGTTAAGACATGGATCAGATTTATTTCTAGAACTAAAGTTGTTAAGACATTCATTACCCAGATAAGCAAATTGAGTGATTGA
- the LOC124940303 gene encoding phospholipid:diacylglycerol acyltransferase 1-like, producing MLRRRKGGEIRRESQAAVGDGDKKENEGRNEEAEKRIRRINKKWNCIDSCCWFVGCACSMWWFLLFILNAMPASIPQYVTEAITGPLPDAPGVKLCKEGLKANHPVVFVPGIVTGGLELWEGHLCAEGLFRKRLWGGTFGELYKRPLCWVEHMSLDNETGLDPPGVRIRPVSGLVAADYFAPGYFVWAVLIANLAQIGYEEKNMYMAAYDWRLSFQNTEVRDQTLSRMKSNIELMVATNGGRKVVIIPHSMGVLYFLHFMKWVEAPSPMGGGGGLDWCSKHIKAVVNIGGPFLGVPKAFTGLFSAEAKDIAVARGIAPGILDTDVFGLQTLQHVMRMTRSWDSTMSMIPKGGNTIWGDHDWSPEEGYDCSAKKIKTNDTPMGDHNGTWASEDTTTNHVHYGRLISFGKNVAEAESSNENRVNFKDAVKGNNLINTSCHDVWNEYHDMGIEGIKAVADYKVFTADSIIDMLHFVAPKMMKRGSAHFSYGIADNLDDKKYQHYKYWSNPLETKLPNAPDMEIYSMYGVGIPTERAYVYKLSSTSDCYIPFKIDSSAEGGNNCSCLKGGVFSVDGDETVPVLSAGFMAAKGWRGKTRFNPSGIKTHIREFYHARPANLLEGRGTQSGAHVDIMGNFALIEDIIRIAAGATGEDLGGDQVHSDIFKWSEKIKLRL from the exons ATGTTGAGACGGAGGAAAGGTGGGGAAATCAGGAGGGAATCTCAAGCCGCCGTGGGAGATGGGGATAAGAAAGAGAACGAGGGAAGAAATGAGGAGGCGGAAAAGAGAATCAGGAGGATTAATAAGAAGTGGAATTGCATCGACAGTTGCTGCTGGTTCGTTGGTTGCGCTTGCTCTATGTGGTGGTTTTTGCTCTTCATTCTCAACGCCATGCCGGCTTCAATCCCACAGTATGTAACAGAGGCGATTACTGGTCCGTTGCCTGATGCGCCTGGTGTAAAACTTTGCAAGGAGGGGTTGAAAGCGAATCATCCTGTGGTTTTCGTCCCTGGCATAGTCACTGGAGGGCTTGAACTGTGGGAAGGTCACCTGTGTGCAGAAGGATTGTTTAGAAAGCGTCTATGGGGTGGCACATTTGGAGAACTGTATAAAAG ACCTCTATGCTGGGTTGAACACATGTCATTGGATAATGAAACAGGACTAGACCCCCCTGGTGTGAGAATTAGACCTGTCTCTGGACTTGTGGCTGCTGATTACTTTGCCCCAGGTTATTTTGTATGGGCAGTTTTGATTGCAAATTTGGCACAGATTGGATATGAGGAGAAAAACATGTATATGGCTGCATATGATTGGAGGCTCTCGTTCCAAAATACTgag GTACGCGATCAAACTCTAAGCAGGATGAAAAGTAATATAGAACTCATGGTAGCCACAAATGGTGGGAGGAAAGTGGTTATAATTCCACATTCTATGGGTGTattgtatttcttgcattttaTGAAGTGGGTTGAAGCACCAAGCCCAATGGGAGGTGGCGGTGGTCTAGATTGGTGTAGTAAGCATATCAAAGCTGTTGTAAATATTGGCGGACCTTTCTTGGGTGTGCCAAAAGCATTTACTGGCTTATTCTCTGCTGAAGCCAAGGATATTGCTGTAGCCAG GGGTATAGCACCAGGTATCCTTGACACTGATGTGTTCGGCTTACAGACCTTGCAACATGTGATGCGAATGACTCGATCATGGGATTCAACAATGTCGATGATACCTAAAGGTGGAAACACAATCTGGGGTGACCATGATTGGTCACCTGAAGAAGGATATGACTGCAGTGCGAAGAAGATAAAGACCAATGACACTCCAATGGGGGACCATAATGGAACATGGGCCTCAGAAGATACAACTACAAATCATGTTCATTATGGAAGATTAATATCGTTTGGGAAGAATGTTGCGGAAGCAGAATCTTCAAATGAAAACCGTGTCAATTTCAAG GATGCTGTGAAGGGCAATAATCTTATAAACACCAGTTGTCATGATGTATGGAATGAATACCATGACATGGGAATTGAAGGAATAAAAGCAGTGGCAGATTACAAAGTGTTTACTGCTGACTCAATCATAGACATGCTCCATTTTGTTGCCCCAAAGATGATGAAACGTGGAAGTGCTCATTTCTCATATGGGATTGCTGATAATTTGGATGACAAGAAATATCAACATTACAAATATTGGTCAAATCCTTTGGAAACCAA ATTACCCAATGCTCCTGACATGGAAATATACTCCATGTATGGAGTTGGAATCCCCACAGAACGAGCATATGTTTACAAATTGAGTTCAACCTCTGATTGCTATATCCCTTTTAAGATTGACAGCTCAGCTGAAGGAGGAAACAACTGCAGCTGTCTGAAGGGTGGGGTATTCTCTGTTGATGGAGATGAAACAGTCCCTGTGCTTAGTGCAGGTTTCATGGCTGCAAAAGGCTGGAGAGGGAAAACACGATTTAATCCCTCGGGAATAAAGACCCACATTAGGGAATTTTATCATGCCCGCCCTGCAAACCTTTTGGAGGGTCGGGGAACACAAAGTGGTGCTCACGTTGATATCATGGGAAATTTTGCTCTTATTGAAGATATCATCAGAATAGCAGCAGGAGCTACTGGAGAGGATTTGGGTGGTGATCAAGTTCACTCAGATATCTTCAAGTGGTCCGAGAAGATCAAGTTACGACTATAG